From Planococcus halocryophilus, the proteins below share one genomic window:
- a CDS encoding enoyl-CoA hydratase/isomerase family protein: MQKENWTVIELERQGNVAVVTLNNPPLNVLTDELLNQLAEAISDFNQQPDIRVAVIRAVGEKAFAAGADIRQFPKLTQESGIALVEKGKKIFDKLENGKPVICAVHGLALGAGLELVLACDIRIVEETAKLGLPETGLGILPGYGGTQRLARLVGPGKSKELILSGESLSGKQAYEARLAEKLVPTGQAFDSAMKLARSIASKAPLAVANAKRAIDEGLELSLVAGQELETQLFSELIRTQDMQEGVKAFTEKRTADFQGK; encoded by the coding sequence TTGCAGAAAGAAAATTGGACCGTAATTGAGTTGGAAAGGCAGGGTAACGTGGCGGTAGTAACCTTGAATAATCCACCTTTAAACGTTTTAACAGATGAGCTGTTGAATCAATTAGCTGAAGCTATCAGTGATTTTAATCAACAACCAGATATTCGGGTTGCTGTAATACGAGCAGTCGGAGAAAAGGCCTTTGCTGCAGGTGCGGATATCCGTCAATTTCCAAAATTAACGCAAGAAAGCGGTATAGCACTTGTAGAGAAAGGCAAAAAGATTTTTGATAAGCTAGAGAATGGAAAACCAGTTATTTGTGCGGTTCATGGACTGGCCCTTGGTGCAGGTTTAGAATTGGTGCTTGCTTGTGATATTCGTATTGTCGAAGAAACTGCGAAATTAGGGCTCCCTGAAACTGGATTAGGTATATTACCTGGTTATGGTGGCACACAAAGATTGGCACGATTGGTTGGTCCTGGAAAATCGAAAGAGCTGATATTATCTGGGGAATCGTTGTCAGGGAAACAGGCTTACGAAGCACGCCTAGCAGAAAAACTAGTTCCAACCGGACAAGCTTTTGACAGTGCAATGAAGCTGGCGAGGTCGATAGCTTCAAAAGCACCACTGGCTGTTGCAAATGCTAAAAGAGCTATTGATGAAGGTTTAGAACTAAGTTTAGTTGCGGGGCAAGAGTTGGAGACGCAATTGTTCTCAGAGTTAATCAGAACGCAGGACATGCAGGAAGGTGTAAAAGCATTTACAGAGAAAAGAACAGCTGATTTTCAAGGGAAATAA
- a CDS encoding 2-phosphosulfolactate phosphatase: protein MRKVHVITQKEAVAEEKLTACTAIVIDVFLATSTIAFLLENNFEPIYAVKNSEYAIELSKSQSESHILLGEKKGESLPGFGYPDPGLIRQSDEKQGAIICSTNGTIAIEKASKAKTLFISSLVNGHLIAEQIHLQQDNSSIVLICSGNDDRFSMEDFIGAGQIVEHLMSKGDYDLSDSSKLAREAYKHAEKRSFVDLYECETAHLLKKFNFPDAVEFVLRHHEQVDVVPIFIEGKIINDYQVTVTKKM, encoded by the coding sequence ATGAGGAAGGTCCATGTCATTACCCAAAAAGAAGCCGTTGCAGAAGAGAAGTTGACAGCTTGTACAGCAATCGTCATCGACGTTTTCCTTGCAACATCAACGATTGCTTTTTTACTTGAAAATAACTTCGAGCCCATTTATGCGGTTAAAAACAGTGAATATGCAATCGAGTTATCAAAGAGTCAATCTGAGTCTCATATTTTGTTAGGTGAGAAAAAAGGAGAATCTCTTCCCGGGTTTGGTTATCCTGATCCTGGATTAATTAGACAAAGCGATGAAAAACAAGGGGCTATCATTTGTTCGACAAATGGGACGATCGCTATCGAAAAAGCGAGTAAAGCAAAGACATTGTTTATTTCATCTTTAGTCAATGGTCATTTGATTGCAGAGCAAATTCATCTGCAACAAGATAATTCCTCTATTGTTTTAATTTGTTCCGGGAATGACGATCGTTTTTCAATGGAAGACTTTATCGGTGCAGGGCAAATAGTTGAACATTTGATGAGCAAGGGAGATTATGATTTATCCGATTCTTCGAAGCTCGCTAGAGAGGCTTATAAACATGCTGAGAAAAGGTCTTTTGTGGATTTGTATGAATGTGAAACGGCTCATTTACTGAAGAAATTTAACTTTCCTGATGCTGTCGAATTTGTTCTTCGCCATCATGAGCAAGTGGATGTTGTTCCGATTTTTATAGAAGGAAAAATTATCAATGACTATCAAGTAACAGTTACTAAGAAAATGTAA
- a CDS encoding TetR/AcrR family transcriptional regulator: MSLRERKAAKKKEDILRSASLVISRNGYQNATMEDIAAELLMTKGSLYYYFKNKEELLYNCHNLILSSAMEKLEAICSEKISSMDKMKKVIKAHLDIAIREKEVFNLIVKPEQLFSEENIEEIIEKRDNYAKIFDRVIAEGVKNEEFTISNPKMARMIILGASNWVQVWYSAEGQYSKEEIEDIYAEYFLRMLV; this comes from the coding sequence ATGAGTCTCCGAGAACGAAAAGCAGCCAAGAAAAAAGAAGATATTCTTCGTTCGGCAAGTTTAGTTATTTCGCGAAATGGCTATCAAAATGCCACTATGGAAGACATTGCTGCAGAATTGCTGATGACTAAAGGATCTCTTTATTATTATTTCAAAAACAAAGAAGAGCTACTGTATAACTGTCATAATTTGATTTTATCCTCAGCTATGGAAAAGTTAGAAGCTATCTGTTCTGAAAAGATATCTTCAATGGACAAAATGAAAAAAGTGATAAAAGCACATTTAGACATTGCTATACGTGAAAAAGAGGTATTTAATCTAATCGTTAAGCCAGAACAACTTTTCTCAGAAGAGAACATCGAAGAAATTATAGAAAAGCGGGATAACTACGCTAAAATTTTTGACCGAGTTATAGCGGAAGGTGTAAAAAATGAAGAATTTACTATTTCTAATCCAAAGATGGCTCGCATGATTATATTAGGCGCATCCAATTGGGTGCAAGTCTGGTATTCAGCAGAGGGTCAGTATAGTAAAGAAGAAATAGAAGATATCTATGCGGAATATTTTTTAAGAATGCTTGTTTAA